The following is a genomic window from Fusarium verticillioides 7600 chromosome 5, whole genome shotgun sequence.
ATCTCCAGCTAAACGCTGCGTTTTTATCACCCGGCCAAGTGACAATGTGACACAGTCCCGACATCAGCCGACTTGGGCTACCCATGTGCAAATCCAATTCCTTGCTAGGCGCCGCACAGGGCGTCTTTAGGGCCTAGCGCACGAGAGCTTCCCTAGCTATGCACTGAGCATGAGCTGGTTCCAGCGGGGTTCCCCAACAAGAAAGCCCTGTGTAAGAGATCAGCCCTGTGTGAGTCTTCCCATGCTAGGAAAGGTACCTAATAAGGTAggctccatcatctcccacTCTCCTACCCCGTCCGTTCGTTTCTCTCACATCTCTGTCGAAATTCCAACTTCATTTTCATCACAACTTTCCTTTGACACTTATATCTCCTGATACCATCCACCGCAACCATGTCTGTCCCTGCCTTCTCCGACATTGCCAAGCCGGCCAACGATGTATGCTTCTATCTCCCCTCCGTCGTCTCGACACCTCGGATTCCTCTGTTTTGATTTTCTTGGGCTGTGACAATATCGAGAATTGAGCTGTTCATTTTTCGCGCTTTCGGAGCTCATATCATGGAGTGGATTGGAGCATCAGTCGCAAGATCCCCTGTTGCATTGGTCTGCTCCGCATGATCATCTACTACTACAGATTCTTGAAGTTTACGACCTCTGCTAACTCTTGCGCCGTTCAcagctcctcaacaaggatTTCTACCATCTCTCTGCCACCACCTTCGAGTTCAAGGACACCGCCCCCAACGGTGTTGCTTTCAAGGTTACTGGCAAGTCGAGCCACGAGAAGGCCACCTCTGCTGCTGTAAGCATTCCCATTTCCGCAAACCCAATGGCAAGCCGTTGTTCCTCGGTGGTTCGGAAGCTAGTATTCGGTCAACCGCGGCTTttggtgctgttgagcaaTTCGAttcacatcttcatcacaaaCGAGCTCTTATCGAAACGAGAAAACGGCCTTGCCCTTTGGGATGTTATTTTTTTCTGTCTTCGGGTTACTGACTAGTTTCCAGATTGAGGGAAAATACACCGACAAGCCTACCGGTACGGCATCAccatctttttcttcaacaccttctTCGCTTTCACCATCTCAGTCTCCACAACCCATACCCAAACCCCGCCGCAAACAGAATCTCCCCTCTCTCAGCGTCTCGCGAATCCTCGGGCCTAAATCAGGCTGGCCGGTCGGATTTGCGACGTTACTTCAACCTGGCTATGCTCAGCTGCTAATGTTCTATTCCCGTACAGGCCTGACCCTTACCCAGACCTGGAACACCGCCAATGCTCTCgacaccaagatcgaggtcgCCGACTCCCTCGCCAAGGGACTCAAGCTTGAGggtctcttcaacttcctccCTGCTACCGCCGCTAAGGGAGCCAAGTTCAACCTCCACTTTAAGCAACCCGGTTTCCACGGCCGTGCCTTTTTCGATCTCCTGAAGGGCCCTGTTGCCAACGTCGACGCTGTTGTTGGCCACGAGGGTTTCCTGGCTGGTGCCTCCGCTGGTTATGATGCTAACAAGGCTGCTCTGACCGCCTACAGTGCTGCTGTTGGCTACGCTGCTCCTCAGTACAGCGCTGCCATCACCGCCTCTGATAACCTCAGCGTCTTCGCTGCCTCTTACTACCACAAGGTCAACTCACAGGTCGAGGCTGGTGCCAAGGCTACCTGGAACTCCAAGACCGGTAACGCTGTCGGCCTTGAGGTTGCCAGCAAGTACCGCATCGACCCTGTCTCTTTCACCAAGGTTCGTACACACAGACTTCGGGTGCTGTGGAAATGCGTGACTGACTCGTGCTCCGAAATATaggtcaagatcaacgacCGTGGTATTGCTGCCCTTGCCTACAACGTCCTCCTCCGAGAGGGCGTCACCTTGGGTCTCGGTGGCTCTTTCGACACTCAGAAGCTCGACCAGGCTACCCACAAGCTCGGTGCCAGCTTCACCTTCGAGGGCTAAATTTCTCCCAGAAGTGTTGGATCTCCCAATGGCAGAGAACCTTTGTTAAAACATCCGCTCCAGAGCTGTTTTCCCCTCAGCAGCTCCTCATACCTTTCAGGCTTGCA
Proteins encoded in this region:
- a CDS encoding mitochondrial outer membrane protein porin, yielding MSVPAFSDIAKPANDLLNKDFYHLSATTFEFKDTAPNGVAFKVTGKSSHEKATSAAIEGKYTDKPTGLTLTQTWNTANALDTKIEVADSLAKGLKLEGLFNFLPATAAKGAKFNLHFKQPGFHGRAFFDLLKGPVANVDAVVGHEGFLAGASAGYDANKAALTAYSAAVGYAAPQYSAAITASDNLSVFAASYYHKVNSQVEAGAKATWNSKTGNAVGLEVASKYRIDPVSFTKVKINDRGIAALAYNVLLREGVTLGLGGSFDTQKLDQATHKLGASFTFEG